Within Wyeomyia smithii strain HCP4-BCI-WySm-NY-G18 chromosome 2, ASM2978416v1, whole genome shotgun sequence, the genomic segment tggataaatttcccatggaaggttatcatgttagcttcctcacaaataaatattacgtccttgcgtgcagccttccggctgttaaccggaacattcgccatggcggacgaaaacatgcgtgtagccatgtttttaagctctttcttcgttttttttattaattcctcctccgttttcgcgacaaaattgttggaatagatcttgcgcttcaagtttgtctagaaattctcgatgagaaGCAGGTGGGGAACATTGGGccgattcgccgacttcggtaccacatcgatgttcagccgctccatctcctccaatgatcgcttcgagtagttggccgacgtcaaatctggccagaacaccgtgtctttgcgcttatggtatttcttgatgaacgacgcaacttctgtcaggcacttcgtactatcaATTTCCgtgttcacggccagcccggagcgaaaaaagagcaactttgacatccccttctcactgattgtcagccacagccgcaccttcttggggaacttggtctgtgaaataaactttacctcggtgctcacttccttcgtgggggaggtaaaatacgaagagccctgctagtcgttgccatccagggtgagatagatcTAGTCGTCCAGTAACACTgtcgcgtcgcgattcgccgagaaaatcgacttgaccattttatttaaccgctgtcgctgcgtcattgcctgcagctccgagaccagtggacgggactgccgcttcctgcatgtatgtccatgttctccagatgctttttcactgttttagagcatgcaccaacctctcggccaagtgcacgcagcgatttagccaattttccctcggtcttcctcttcagcatcctttgaagcttcttgtcgctcagggtcgttggccgtccggaaccgggctttctttcgatgctctgatcgttgtccaatagtgtcaagatgttgtagatgccagaaccggcatacccggcgtccacaaagtgccgcacgatgttcgtttttgacgcggcgagGTACCgtttttgaacgcgcacacttctgtacggagtagcttcacttttttcgtcatcacagttagagtttgactgatagagctgtcaattttttttactaactcatgggttactatgattgatgatgcatgagtagtttcgtcagtgcgatgaacccatgaaaaatcggcaatttttgtccatttctttaccgcaaacgttattggacaaatgcaattttactatataaatttgttaaaaacagagacagagatggcccaaacagagtggatacgtttgcgttgcgttgacatcaatgtgacagtaaatgtatgggctaactgtcaaattgccgcaaacgcagccgcaacgtattcATTGTGTTAagaccttgaatgacaaatcttacgatactgcgaatgaaaattcaaacaaccggaggagttaaacagtttgttttggaaagtcttcgggttttacgccgggagtgctttctacggagtagtttcaagccgaagttcattttgaaggttgtataataagggaaataatcgaagcaggcaaaattctatcaatttttaaatggccagaacttcacgaaaaatgaatcaattctgacgaaacaggtttcattttactgaaaaactgtcctagtttcctagtattacttgggaactggacgtgaccaagggtcactggaaatgtttcggatttccggagtgtgtgccaaagtgtacatttttgcaacgcgtagaactttttctgacattctgtttcacctaggtttatatgttttcaataaatcagaatttatttcgggttcattggtaaccaaagattgaaaattcgccaaggaatcatcgaggtatgaatttattaggtatgggtgttgattttggcggttttttccctgttgggtactaattttctttgagcttgcagcactctagcagaattcaatcgaacattgtgggtgtgtaggtcttattaaacaaagcaactttgcaatcttgcgtttgaaaagttatctggattaacatttaaaaaggtcagattattttcacgcggattttctctaaaaggttatttatgcagattttcaaatttacgtggttttttacgcgaatttttgaattaaagcggtttatcaagcggatttctgtattaacatggttttttcacgaggcatgtatcccccgcgtaagaaaacctaactgtatttgaacccttttcttatgaatcaatatatcttagtaaaaattatctgaactttccttcaaaaatataaaaaaatgagttaaagatcctactctgaaaaacatataattttaaaaataaaaaatgattttagaaaatatcggtgatctcaaatttttttgaaatgaagtattttagatagacaatttagttgcctaaaacgttctatgcgttgcaaaaatgtacactgtgacacacactcttgaaatccgaaacattttcggtgtaggttggtcacaccaagttcccaaataatactaatataatactgttttccagtgaaatgaaaccggtcatcaaaattgattcatttttcgtaaagttctggccattcgaaattcgagagaattttatttatctcaattattttgtctatccCCTGTATAAaccaggatacttttttggcgcaacaatttcgttgatttggatttttagtgaaactaaaaattgtttgttgggtaacagatactttaaactcaaacagttccaagttaaactaaacaattaccagagaattaccaatagactgtcGCTCTACATGTCCATCATACTATAAGACTTGGCAAGccaaataaaatgcattttattataatttcgtatcattgctttttatgagatggtgcaaaaagtttggatacttttttaaagttcttaagtactaagttgtcgaattcatctgttcttaggaaactaaaaactataaatacctttttagttaccattatttctcagaaactcagtgacacccggggcgaacctttacaccacccccaacaatgctaaatcttgtcgaataacagcacccaacaaatacctagcggcaaaagcaactcctggggtagggtaggtgaggtctccttcttttgggtctcctccagtaaccagccgcactgacttgtgctcactccaagtatgatgacagttctacaaggtatgctattcacgtcgatgcattagtattagtgatcgttatgaactttttccaattttgtatgaaatctgaaatgattttgcattttaaactaaacttataaaacatactttcctgaaaagttatagaaatgatgttgaaacatgttttatttgtggggaatacataaacatgctgcggtttaggaaaaatatgctgtttttcatcaatttgccggtaacctttttgcactttgcgtttttttcttgtactctaatagcgcttctaaatagagtcgcttatgtttaaacagcaacaaaagtcatgagctatgacaatggctaagattatgctccaactattagaaatatagcatttttagatattttatttcgacatattgtcacaatttttcacactaaatctaaattaatatcaatttctagtgtgtttcaactggagattcactctctcaccaaaaaaatcagatataaaacaacatgaaacgagaaatttccaaaaatgttctgaatcccatacaaaacgcgaaatttttcataacgaaatttgtttgtgtgcgtggatagacaaaaatgtagcataccttgtagaactgtcatcatacttgggtgctcacccttataatatcgataattatcgttaacgtctaaattaacgataatatcgatgaccagcatttatcgatattatcgataagtatcgataagtttcccatcactagtttgTACAATTTGTTCgcctaaaacaaaaatatacacCAAAACAAAGATTTAAATAAAGTGAATAACTGCGCATTACACCATAAATATGTAAAATACGTTGCAAATCTGATTACTGCTTACGCTCTGATTGTTTGTAACATTGGAGAGTTAACTGTTCCAACCAAAAAAGATTCGATCTTATTCAGGTATGGTATCTGTAAATCAGTGTTCactaaatttaatttattagTTTCATTTTCCAACTACCTGtatgttatttttcaataactcAGTTGTTTCGACCGcggtacgaaaaaaaaaataatctgtcGCCAGTATAATCGTAGCTTCAATTCTATAATTGTCTTACACTAGAAATTTGCTATGAAATCGCTATACCTAATAAGCCGAAAGATTAGAATATGCAAATGTTCATGCATCTAAAACAGAAGTTTTCATTTTGCTCTAGCAGATTCAAGCGCCGTTATTCGAAATGTTGGACGAAACCGATCAGAAGGATGACGCCCGAGTGCAGAAACATCACACTATGCCAATACCAGTTCAACAGAACGTTCACTTCAAAAGCACAACCGAATACTCCGGCGGTCTTATGGCCAACAATTACAATAAGCTGCAAATGCAACTTAACACCCGATATATATCACAGGTAAGTGTTCATTTTTCTTTCTTATTGTaccttgaaaaaataatttttcttttcagaTATCATGTCCGCGCCGGATTCGTGTTTCACTGCCACACGTTCGCGTGTGTCCATACATCGTTCCACAGCGCTCACGAACCAAAAGCGAAAACTCGGACACATCGAGCCTAATGAATTTGGAAACTTGTCCAGCCAGTGATGCCGTCCGAACCAGTCTGAACTGCAGCCTCATGATGGAAACCTGTGATCCATCCTTTTCGCAGATGGACACTTCAAACCAACAGCAGCAACTGATTGCGAGCATGCCTGAGAGGCGTAATACGCTCGTCAAATCAAAATCGCTAGAAAATTTGGCTCAGGTTGCGCGCCCAATCGACGGGTCACAACCTTCGCATGAGATGGAATTTGTCTCTAGTCGCATCCAAAAATTGAAGGTGCAGGAATAATGCATCAGGCATAATTTTTACTTATTACGTAGAACACAACTCGACAACATGCATTGTCGATTTTAAAATACGTGCTTTTAACACGAAAAATGACCGATACTGATAGGGTTAAGCCTGTTGTGTATAAGCTTTTTAGCAGAAGGATTTTTACTACCGTATAACAATAAGAGTCACTAAATGCTGTTTAGCAGCATCTTTACACTAGAGAAAAAGTGAACCAACCGTACACGGAATGTAGAGAAATATTGCCACTGGTTACCTTAATTAGTGCAATTTTTaactagtttgtttttcattggTGGCAGAATTTCAGATCCGGAGCAGGCGCTCGCGTTTCGATTCCTGTAATGAGTGAActatttatttcaataaatttataGAAAGAAACTACTGTGGTTTCCACAGTAGGTTACGTTTTATGAGTTATGAGCAAAATTATGAACACTTATTTTCAATGCGTAGCTGTGCCcaggattttgttttttttgttttgttttgatgggaaatgattttttttaataatattagtaaataatattAGCCCTATTAGTAAAGAGAAGTCAACTCGACTCGCCCATGTATTTCAAATGAGACAAGTTGCTCGTACAACagctcctatccctacctccacgtggtactgACGAGGATACGAGCAACATAGGGAagaccggtgaaccggtgggaacttgttCATGTGCTGACTAGCTAGGTTAAGCTGTTCTTGGAGAGCAGTTTGTCTGAGCGTCTTTTCTTCATGTCTGTGGCGGTTCGAACCTCTGTTGATCCTTAGCAGACGGCTGAACTATAAAATGCGGTGTCTCActagctacacccaagacggcagacCCGCGACCCTAGTAAAGTAAAAATAATGAATTACAAACTACAGATCCAGCGTATCAAAATAATCGGTATTAAGTTGAGCACACGAAAGAGGACGATTGGAACCTCggcacttggaatgttaggactttGAAGGAACCAACACGCTCAGAGAGCTGCGGGAGGTAGCAaacatacaagaggtgcgtgggctaaaaaccggagaacgtgaattccggacGGTAGACTCAACCACTGACGAAACGGCCTCCAGATATGGAGGTCAGGtgcgaatataagaaataagtATATCAAGATTGTCATTGAGAATATGAACGCCCAAATCGGAAGGAAGACCTGTGTAAACCGGTGATCGTACACGACAGTCTGCACACCGAGACGAACAACAACGGCCTAAGCTGGTTAAACTTTGCCGCTTTCCAAGAATTGGTATTCCGAAGTACATTCTTCCTCcacaaggacatccacaaagccactcaAAAATCACCTGGCCAACtaacaacaaaccaaattgaccatgtgctCACCAAAGGACGTTTTTCCTCGAACATCACCAACATACGCACTTACCGAGGTGCGGAtattgactcggaccactacttaGTGGCGGTTTGTATACGCGCAAAACTGTCGACTAGCTATCAGTCACGACAGAACCGATCtccgcggctcaacatcaagcagctacgGAACCCACAAGCTGCCGAAGTCTATGCGCAACAACTTGAAGCGGCACCAGCCACGGTAGAGGAGTTCGGCGCTGCTTCTCTCGAGGATGGCTGGATCGGCCATCAGGGAAGAATAACCAATCACGTAAAGACTATGTGCCGCGAGCTGACTTGTCGAAGTTTGTTGGAAGTAATCTCATCACGAACGATAGCGAGGCGGTCGATagatggaagcagcacttcgatgaataTCTGTATGGCTATGCAACAAACAGAAGCGGAACTAGAACGGACCTGGGAGTGCCAGTAGTAGATGACCGGGTATCAGCCCCCGATCTCAACGGTACTCAGCGGGAGAATAGGAgtctgaagaacaacaaagccaccgACAAAGACGGCCTGCCGGGTGAGCTCTGCAAACATGTGAAGAAATACTTGCTAGAGTaatgcactgggtcatttccaagaCCTCCTAGAATACTCTCCCAAGTTCTATTCCAACGTCTcacacctttaaccaggaggatCGTAGGGCAGTACCATGCGGGTTTCATGGGAATCCGCGCAACCACTGACCAAATATTTTCAATCCGACAGGTTTTGCAAAAATGTCGTAAGTACAACGTGTCCACGCATCATatttttatcgacttcaaggcagcctatgatacagttgatcgaaaacagctatggcagattaagCACGAAAACTAGTATATATTTCTGGACTACCATGAATCGTGTGATgtgtttcggggacactctcgagtctcTTCGAGTCATGCCGAGGATTGAGATAAGGTGATGGATTTTCCGGTTGCTTAAGCGAAGCCCTCAAAGGTGTTATACGaagagcgggcatcgacacgagtggtacgattttCACGAAGCGAGTTCAGCTTAAaggcttcgctgatgacttcgacatcatagcaTGAAACATTGCGACGGTGGAGGAaacctacaccagactaaaGGCGGAAGCTAAGCGTATTGGACTACTGATCAATGAGTATATGAAGGTAATAGGCTCCAAGGAGAATAATGTAAGCCTCCCACCCCGGATCATCGTAGACAGCGATGAGcatgaggtggtagacgagttctaTGCTTATTaaatactagttgaacgttcccggcgatgcacgggatcaaaagtttcaaaattaggaatcattttttataattcattgcattattagcacaactcacttcaaaaatatttcacatcttatacgtccaacaTCACATTGAGTACTTTAaaattctgagaacgcacaggacgaaaatacccatattggattgcatttcttgatttggggatgttttacagaaactggattttcggatttcaaaatgacgtatggagttcggaagtttcggaagtattgtaatggctggccaaataccactttagattattttcctgaaaccagaagtcgttattttggaaaatgttatgtggggtcatcaCAGTTCCGATTAttccacactcgggtgataaccggatattcgtcaatcgttcacagtaaaaccccTTTTttaataggggtcttcacatcgagctcgtatacgaatacccagccgtaaactgtgtatcttccgttattcgtcaatggaggtgagtatttttacggctgggtatttgtttacgagctcgacatgaatacccataatgtaacttttagaagaaagaaatcaaagtaagaagaatttagcgtgaccatgcttagttctcctctataatagtcatatctaaagagataacatgtaaatttttataacgaaaatgtttgttggtgtccaaggaacacgtctgagaagtagttaacgttttaatccacataactacgtagaaattaaaaaaaattaatccaatGGAATGCGGCCCTTCCTCCAGCCAAAagtcccaagatctagttttggtaaaagtatttcgaatcccgtaatgtgttactattcacaaaacttcgaaaacatcagaaatttaTTCTTTTTCTGCTCGATTCGCACTAAATtcaaacataaattcttctgcgaaaaaatatttgcagacgttgaaggaacaacgaacatttttttgaaaaaaaaaaaattaatttacaggcgaattgagctcatactcaaaaagtcaaaattttgcatgtattatatgtataatacactaaggtcgctttatacgcagtttttttaacgcgggtttctttttacgtggcttttttacgcggattccggaatttacgcggttttttatacgcggatcacggaattcacgcggattccggaatttacgcgtttttttttgcgcggatttcggtttccctccactcggaatgcagaattaacgctggttttttttacgcggattccggaatttacgcggttttttttacgcgacatgtataccccgcgtaaaaagcgactttagtgtatatataaattttgaaaagagtattttaatgtgtttttctgtatgctgaaaatcatcttcaaacatacgtagtttttaaagtaatatcccaacttttagcaataagatacctataatgtttcctcaaatgtctttcctgagcattaacaaacatttcaatgaagaacaattacatatcatagctttgaatttcgatttagaggcaaattgagtaCAAATATTCTTGATTTCGCTTGTTTAACGttgtgttgtgaataatatctcaattttcagtaatcaaaaatctgttatttttactcaaaagtctttcctgaacataaacaaacattttagtggaaaaaatcatatatcatagctttgaattaagatttaaagacaaattgagccaaaatattcatgatattgcatgttttacttagttttgtgaataatatctctattttaAGTTATCAGGCAACTATTTTTCATCTCGAATGTTATTCCTCAATATCAAGGAAcactttattgaaaaaaatcacgtgtttGAATtcttttgaattctgatttagagacaaattgagcctaaaaaattatggtttcGCATGATttatgtggttttgtggaaaatatttaaatttcaaataatcagatacctattatttttccctcaagtatctttcctaaacacaacgaacattttattatagtaaaaatcacagatcactgcttcgagttttgatttagaggcaaattcagcataaaagtcatgattttgcatgtttcacgtagttttgtgaataatatctcgagtttcagtaatcagatacctgttattttttctcaaatgcctttcttaaacatcagcgaacattttaatggaaaaagaatcacatgtcatcgctatgaattttgatttggagacgaattaagtataaaaagttataattttgcatgttttacttagttttgtgaataatatctcaagttttagtaattagatacctattattttttctcaaatgtctttcctgaacatcggcaaacattttcatgttaaaaaacctacatgtcagcgcttattatttttgatttagaacaattcaaaatgatgatgattactttACATCTCAGAgtctgagggaataatatcaataagatcatgcgttacggaattccattttttttaatagataTTTACCGGTTTGTTCTATCTGTTCGACTCTTTATCACACTTTTACTGATGGATATTTTTTAGCACTTTTAACGGGACTTTTCGGTATGCCTCGGAATACGTCCAAATATGCTGAATACTTGATAATAATTTAGAGACCAGCTCTTGTCTATTTGACACTTTTATAGAGGGTTTGTCTGTTATCGACGTTACCCCTTTTCGATCGTGCAAATGCACTGAAAGAAATAAATATCTGATAGGATTGGATATGGCAGTGCTTAGGATCGTTGGTGGCCGATGACAACAACACCgcgggaaatcgtgcctactttgcactTTGCAAGACGCTGAGATCTAATCGAGTGCGCTGCCGTACGAAGCTAAGGctgtacaaaacactgattggaccGGTGGTCCTCCATGTCTTTTACAGACTGAAGACGCAGACGTACGCGCTGCTAGGAAAGACACCTGGTCAAAGTGAACAGATTTCGATGGGCCGGACACGTCGCAAGGATGCCAGACGACAACCCgggtaaaacagtttttttcagTTACCCCTCCAGTGACAGAAACAGAGGAGCACAGCGTGATTGATCAGATTGAAAGTGACCTACGAGTATTAAAACGCCTGGGAGCATGGCGCCATACAGTCCAGAACCGAGtgaaatggagacgacttcttgatacagcacgagccacctgACCTCTAGTCTACTAGATAGGTGGGTAGACCCAACCACGGGCACTTCTTTTAAGAACTACGTCTACTACAGTGACGGCGAAGCAGAGGTTTCGCGCTGCTATagaaccaaatgaagcgtgtgaTGAGATGGAGGCATATCGATGACCGTCGATATGCGTATTAAGGATCAAAGGCAGATTTACCAACCAACCctgctccatcaatgagtacggtACCTCGTAATCTGTGTACAACAATCGGCTCTCTTGGTCCCCATGCCCTTCAGGTATTCACAAAAAAAGGCAGATTCTGCTAAACAGTCTTATCAGCGTTTACGCATTGACAAACAATGAAACCGActacgtaaaggaggagttctacgaGCTGCTCGAGCAAAAGTATAGAGGGTATCCACAGGCACAACACGACATACCGAAACACTAGAGCTGCCGCGATAAGGTTTCACCACTGTAAACAAGGTGATACGGAAAATTGCCTTACCTGGCACGGGGAGAGAGAGAGCGATCGACGGAATCTGTAACCTGACCCTGTCAGCTTCTGCCATGTGTAAAAACAGGGGGAAACTTGATTACCGATAAGTCGCAGGTAGCCAGGCGTGGGAAATAATACTTCGAAGTGGTATTGAAGTCGTCGCGAGGAAAAGTAGACGGGTTGTGGATCTGCCAACCTTGGAAGGGGTGAAAAGCATTCAGAGAACGAAGAAGTCAGATCCTCAACCCGTTTCgaaaacacaacttgcagacacaccatcaaaaattgcaaaatttcaaggCGGTGTACGATTCAATAAAACGCGACAAGTTTTGGCAGATTAAGCTTGAACATGGTAttccaacaaaactgattaagcTAATAAGTGTGATTGTTGACGGTTTCCCTTCAAGCGTCAGAACATCGAGCGAAATTTCGTGCCAACTTGTGGGCTTTCGaggttgctgttcaacatagccgTGAAAGGTGCTAGATCCACACGAAATTCACGCCTAACAAGACGCTGATTCTCAGGTGGCGCTCTACTATCGATTgattggggtcttcgagcgtataAACTTGCAATCAATTCTCGTTACGAACAAGAAAATGGGTTGTTGTACAGGCGTATGAATCACGAAAGTATGGGTAAGCTTCAAATATCATTAATTTATCATCATAATCTACCTTAAGCAGTCTGAAAATTTTTTAACAATACAACTATCAACGGTCTATCTGATCCCAACTATTGTTTCTAACATCAATACGCtgatttttcattttgtaaACATTCCAGCAACAATAGATATACAACATTCTTCGTCATAACACGTTACGTCAAATATTGTTTGATATCGTCAGTTAACGTCTTGGTGAGTCATCGAAACTTACCCATTTTTTAAACGGAATACTTTTCACAACTGTTCAAACATCAACTGCTACTACTTGTTAAAACCGGGTTCTGAAATTCGCTCGTTTACCTGGCTGACTGACACACAAAAGTTATGAAATCAAATCGATGTCATCAATAACAAATGTTTTAGATAGATGAACTGCCAGCGTACGAATGTGTTCTTTCACTCTGTTGTTTGTCCAAATAACTTAAGCTGGTTTGAATAATGTTTCTCAAGTTTATTTTATTGACAAATATTATGGAACAGTGAAAATGATAATTAATTAGAAACTGTTTGCTCGAATTTGCAATGCGCGAGTGGGGGAATAGCACAGCTGCACTTCAATGTTCCAGCTGAAGTAGTGATAGGTTCCAGCGATTCTCCTACATGCATTGTAATGTCTCCATATTTACACTGGAGGTTGGGATCGTCAACAGCTATGTCACTTTTCACCAGTTTATCGGTAGAAACAGCTGAAATAAGTTCCACAATGGTTCACTATCTCAATacatattaaaaacaaatactTACGCAACCTCCATTCCCACGGACAGCAGGTGCCATCTCTGTAGACAGGAATGGCTCCACCGTTCAATTTTCCTACCAACTCGAACGTACACTTTTGCTCGACGCAATTTCCATAATTGGATAAATTGTTTTCATCAAACCCAGCTGCACAAATACAGTGCCGGCAAGGATTACCGGGTATTATTATTCGCTCGCCTTCGTAGTAGGAATGTCCCGCCAGGGTACACTTCGACAGTTTGTTGCGATCATCATCACAAACGTCCCCCGTTGAACAGCAGTGGCCAAGCTCGTACTGTCGCACGCAGTTTTCGATGCGAGGTTGGAGGAAATCGGCACAATCTTTATGCGCGTAGACGAAA encodes:
- the LOC129725073 gene encoding uncharacterized protein LOC129725073, whose protein sequence is MLDETDQKDDARVQKHHTMPIPVQQNVHFKSTTEYSGGLMANNYNKLQMQLNTRYISQISCPRRIRVSLPHVRVCPYIVPQRSRTKSENSDTSSLMNLETCPASDAVRTSLNCSLMMETCDPSFSQMDTSNQQQQLIASMPERRNTLVKSKSLENLAQVARPIDGSQPSHEMEFVSSRIQKLKVQE
- the LOC129720416 gene encoding uncharacterized protein LOC129720416, whose product is MEEDLCKPVIVHDSLHTETNNNGLSWLNFAAFQELVFRSTFFLHKDIHKATQKSPGQLTTNQIDHVLTKGRFSSNITNIRTYRGADIDSDHYLVAVCIRAKLSTSYQSRQNRSPRLNIKQLRNPQAAEVYAQQLEAAPATVEEFGAASLEDGWIGHQGRITNHVKTMCRELTCRSLLEVISSRTIARRSIDGSSTSMNICMAMQQTEAELERTWECQ
- the LOC129723662 gene encoding uncharacterized protein LOC129723662, giving the protein MSRSFVLLLAIAGLASALSGCDQPTKHYTTMGCTPSDEQNARGCPVSYNCPSLTNRQSGKCYLFGKVYGLNDHVPDGETASTCVANVNCISDGRSGAHFVYAHKDCADFLQPRIENCVRQYELGHCCSTGDVCDDDRNKLSKCTLAGHSYYEGERIIIPGNPCRHCICAAGFDENNLSNYGNCVEQKCTFELVGKLNGGAIPVYRDGTCCPWEWRLPVSTDKLVKSDIAVDDPNLQCKYGDITMHVGESLEPITTSAGTLKCSCAIPPLAHCKFEQTVSN